GACGAAGAAGATGGCAAATATTGCTATGAAATCAACGGCTTTAAAGACGGCCAAGAATATGAACTAGTTCTTGATGCAAATACACTTGAAGTTATAAGCGAAAATAAGGAAGCGGAAGACGATAATACAATCATGGCTATCGACAGAGCAAGCCTAATCACAGGCAAAGAAGCCATGGAAAAAGCCCTAGAAGACCAAGCTGATGGCGTTTATGTTGAAGGATATGAACTTGAAGTAGAAAATGGCAAAGCCATCTACGACATAGACCTAGAAAATGCAAGCGATGTAAAAATCGACGCTGCAAGTGGCGAAATAATTAAATAATTTCAGAAAATAGGCCCAATCGGGTCTATTTTTGTTGTTAACTTACAATTCTTAAAACTTTTGTAAGAAACATTAAAATTTCTTGATCTCTGATATAATATATATATAGGAAAACAGGAATTCCTTTTTTAATCTAATATTATATAAGAGGAGTAAAATATGAAAATCAAAAATTTAAGCCTAATTCTTTTAGCAAGCCTTCTTTTAGGAGCTTGTGGAAATAAAACACCAAAGCCAGCTGAAGAAACAAAGCAAGAAGAAAGTCAAGTAGACGAAACAAAGACTGGCGTAAAAGAAGTAAAAGATAATGACAAAAAGCCAAATGAAGAAGAAAAAGAAAAAGTGCCAGAATTTGCCACAAATGCAGATGAAGCCTTAAAAATCTTCCACGATCACAATTTTGGTGACGGATCTAATGATGCTATAAATATCGATAAAATTAAGGTGGAAATCTTAGATAAGGATATAATCTATAGCATTGAAGGTTTTAAAGATGGCAAAGAATACCAGCTTAAGATAAACAACAATGGCAAAATTTTAGAAGAAAAAATCGAAGATGATGATGGCAAGAAAAAACTTGCGATAGATTTTACTAAGATAATTTCTGGTGAGGAAGCCTGGGAAAAATCCCTAGAAGGCCAAGCTGAAGATGTTAAAGTCAAAGAATATGAATTGAAAATTGAAGACGGCAAGGTAGTCTACGACATAGAGCTAGATAATGGCAAAGACGTAAAAATTGATGCCACAACAGGCGACATAATCAAAAGAGACTAAATTCTAAAATTAATAGGCCCGAATGGGTCTATTTTTTCGCTAAAGTCAAAGCAAACCAACAGAAATTGATAAGGCAAAGCTATTTAGTATAATTTCAATAAGAAAGAGATTATAATGGAGATATAGATGATTAAAAAAGTGTTAATAGCTTTCTTAGCCATTGTTTCCCTGCTAACGGGATGTAATAATACAAATAAGGAAAATACTGAAACAGGGATAAGACAAGTCGAAAATAAAGATACGAAAATTTCTAAAATAAAAAAAGAATCCGTCCCAGATTTTGCAAAAAGCTTAGACGACGCCTTGAAAATCTTCCACAACCACAATTTTGGTGAGGCAAACATGGATTCAATAAATATAGATAAAATCAAAATGGAATTTACCAATGAACTCTTCATCCTAAATATTGAGGGATTTAAAAATGGGAAAATATACAAGCTAAAAATCGATGACAACGCCAAAATCCTAGAAGAAAAGATCGAAAAATCTCCCAATAACAAGACACTCGCCCTAGACTTTAAAAATATAATTTCAGGCGTAGATGCAATGGAAAAGGCACTAGAAAGCCAGGCCAAGGGCGCTTGGGTCAGAGGATACGAATTAAAAATTGAAAACGGAAAGGCTATCTACGACATAAACATAGCAGAAGGTAGAGATATAAAAATTGACGCAGCGACAGGCGAAATAATCAAATAATTTTAGAAAATAGGCCCTTGGGTCTATTTTTTGTCTTTATTTTCCAAAAATTCACTTTTTTTGATAGGTTTTGGCATTAAACTCTAAAATTTGTAAAATTAAGCCCTTTTGGTATAATTTAAGAGATAAATCGATTAAAAGGGAGTATATAGATGAACAAAAAATTATTAGCCTTACTATTAGCAGGAACCTTTGTTTTTGCTGGCTGCAATCAAGATAAAGCAGAAAACAAGGAAGAAACAAAACAAGAAGAACAAGCAGAAAAACCTGCTGAAGACGCAAAAGACGAAGGCAAAGAAGAAAAACCAGAAGAAAAAGCAGACGAAAAAACAGCTGACATAGTTCTTCCAGACAACAAGGTAACATTAAAGGCAGCAAGCTACAAGTTTGAAAGCCATGTGGTTGGCGCACCTTACAACCTAACAGAAGTGACCTACGAAGTAGAAGATAATGGAGAGGCTTATTACAATTTTGAAGGTGAAAAAGATGGAAAAGAGTATAAGCTAAAGGTAAATGCCAACTCAGCAGAAACCACAGAAGCCGAAATAGAAAAAGGAGCCGACAAGGAAAATCCAGTAGACTTAGGCAAATCCATCCCACCAGAAGAAGCAATGAGAATAGCCCTAGAATCAAACGGAGGCGGCACCGTAAAAGAATGGAAACTCTATAACGACGGCGAAGGCGAAAAATACGAAATCGAACTAGAAGACGGCAAAGAAATCACAGTCAATGCTATAAATAAAAAAGTAATGTAAGAAAAGCTAGCTAAAGATTACTCAAATAATCTAAAAGCTAGCTTTTTAAATATCTAATTTAAAATCCATAAAAAATTTTATAATAAGAAATAATTGAAATTTACTATTGTTTTCTTATTTGTAACATTCTAACACAATTTTCTATAAAAAACTTAAATTTCATTCCTACTTTGTTTTTTCTATGAAACTATCCCAGTCTTTTTTGAAACTTTCTATACCTTGAGTTGTAAGTGGATGGGTCCAAAGTTTTTCGAAAAGAGTGCCCGGAATAGTTGCTATATGAGCCCCAGCTATGGCTGCTTCTTCTAGGTGCTT
This genomic window from Anaerococcus murdochii contains:
- a CDS encoding PepSY domain-containing protein — translated: MKNKNLALVLATALVLGACGNQAAKPAEETKTEESQVAENKDAVKEVSNKAQTSAKDPIPATEKTLEEAIDAFYTHFGDDAIELTGAGFDEEDGKYCYEINGFKDGQEYELVLDANTLEVISENKEAEDDNTIMAIDRASLITGKEAMEKALEDQADGVYVEGYELEVENGKAIYDIDLENASDVKIDAASGEIIK
- a CDS encoding PepSY domain-containing protein, giving the protein MKIKNLSLILLASLLLGACGNKTPKPAEETKQEESQVDETKTGVKEVKDNDKKPNEEEKEKVPEFATNADEALKIFHDHNFGDGSNDAINIDKIKVEILDKDIIYSIEGFKDGKEYQLKINNNGKILEEKIEDDDGKKKLAIDFTKIISGEEAWEKSLEGQAEDVKVKEYELKIEDGKVVYDIELDNGKDVKIDATTGDIIKRD
- a CDS encoding PepSY domain-containing protein; this encodes MNKKLLALLLAGTFVFAGCNQDKAENKEETKQEEQAEKPAEDAKDEGKEEKPEEKADEKTADIVLPDNKVTLKAASYKFESHVVGAPYNLTEVTYEVEDNGEAYYNFEGEKDGKEYKLKVNANSAETTEAEIEKGADKENPVDLGKSIPPEEAMRIALESNGGGTVKEWKLYNDGEGEKYEIELEDGKEITVNAINKKVM
- a CDS encoding PepSY domain-containing protein, producing MIKKVLIAFLAIVSLLTGCNNTNKENTETGIRQVENKDTKISKIKKESVPDFAKSLDDALKIFHNHNFGEANMDSINIDKIKMEFTNELFILNIEGFKNGKIYKLKIDDNAKILEEKIEKSPNNKTLALDFKNIISGVDAMEKALESQAKGAWVRGYELKIENGKAIYDINIAEGRDIKIDAATGEIIK